A section of the Bufo gargarizans isolate SCDJY-AF-19 unplaced genomic scaffold, ASM1485885v1 original_scaffold_1246_pilon, whole genome shotgun sequence genome encodes:
- the LOC122923133 gene encoding diacylglycerol O-acyltransferase 2-like, with translation MKTLNTPNSGLRQGTGSSLLSTVQDLPSVPRPSRSRVERQLQIISVLQWVMTVFIVGVACTAMLLYLFCTDWWLIAALYLAWLVFDWKTPSKGGRRSTWFRNWTAWRYFRDYFPIRLVKTHNLLPSCNYIFGYHPHGVMALGFFCNFGTEATGVSKKFPGIKPYPTTLAGNFRMPVVREYLMSAGHCSVSRQSIDDILSKNGTGNAVVIVIGGTAECLECKPGKNYVTLKHRKGFVKIALQHGANLVPVYSFGENKAYKQILFEEDSWGLWLQRKFQKRIGFAPCLFYGCGFFSADSWGFVPYPTPITTVVGEPIAVPKIEQPTQKDVDLYHGMYLTSLQKLFDKYKTEFGLSESDVLEII, from the exons GGACTGGATCCAGCCTCCTCTCCACCGTGCAGGATCTGCCCTCCGTcccccggccatccaggtctcgAGTGGAAAGACAACTTCAGATCATCTCCGTGTTACAATGGGTCATGACCGTCTTTATAGTAG GGGTGGCCTGCACCGCGATGCTCCTCTACCTCTTCTGCACGGACTGGTGGCTCATCGCTGCGTTATATCTGGCCTGGCTCGTGTTTGACTGGAAGACCCCCAGTAAAG GTGGCAGGCGATCCACGTGGTTTAGGAACTGGACTGCGTGGCGCTACTTCAGGGACTACTTTCCGATACGG CTGGTCAAAACCCATAACCTGCTTCCCAGTTGCAACTACATCTTCGGCTACCACCCCCACGGTGTCATGGCTCTGGGCTTCTTTTGCAACTTCGGTACCGAAGCCACCGGTGTCTCCAAGAAGTTCCCCGGTATTAAGCCGTACCCGACCACATTGGCTGGGAACTTTAGAATGCCGGTTGTAAGAGAATACCTAATGTCTGCAG GACACTGCTCTGTGAGCCGTCAGTCCATAGACGATATCCTCTCCAAAAATGGAACCGGAAACGCCGTGGTGATAGTGATCGGAGGCACTGCAGAGTGCCTGGAATGCAAACCAGGGAAAAACTATGTGACTCTAAAGCACAGGAAAGGATTTGTGAAGATTGCACTACAGCATGG GGCTAATCTGGTCCCAGTTTATTCCTTTGGAGAGAACAAGGCTTATAAGCAAATTTTGTTTGAAGAAGATTCTTGGGGCCTATGGCTACAGAGAAAGTTCCAGAAACGCATTGGATTTGCTCCATGTTTGTTCTATGGTTGTGGGTTCTTCTCCGCAGACAGCTGGGGCTTTGTGCCCTATCCCACTCCCATCACTACTGTGG TTGGAGAACCCATCGCAGTCCCTAAAATAGAGCAGCCGACTCAGAAGGATGTGGACCTCTACCACGGCATGTACCTGACCTCTCTTCAGAAGCTCTTTGACAAATACAAGACAGAGTTTGGATTGTCGGAGTCTGATGTGTTGGAAATCATATGA